Genomic DNA from Excalfactoria chinensis isolate bCotChi1 chromosome 11, bCotChi1.hap2, whole genome shotgun sequence:
GGCCTCGTCTCCAGACAGCACAGATAGAACGCGGTGTCGTAGCGCCGCCCGCCGCGGCCCGCCCTGCCCACCGGGGTTAGCCAGTTGCTCCACTCCTGCAGCGCCCAGATGTCGGGGGCGCAGCCCAggtgtctgcagagctgcaggaagcaggcGGGGTCTTCCTGCACCCGGCGCCGCCACTCGCCCAGCTCCGCCGCGGAGAGCAGCTGCTCAGCGGGCAGCAAAGGGGACGGGCCGCTGCCCTCCCGCGGCCGGCCGCCAGGAGCCAGTAAGAGTATTCCCGCCTCCTCGAAGGTTTCCCGGATAGCGCAGATTCGGAAGGCGACCTCCCCGGGCAGCGGCGAGCCCAGCAGTTGCCGGTCGGTGGAGAAGAGCGGGGCGCGGCTGCTGCCCGGAGGCGGCGGCCGGACGGCGCCCAGCCCGCAGCGCGGCGTCGCGGGCAGCAGCCGCAGCCACTCGGCCGAGAAGTCCGCCGCCTCCACCAGACCGCCCGGGAACACGTGCGCGCTGGGCATGAAGCCGCTGCGGGAGCTCCGCTGTAAAAACAGCAGCTCGTAGTCACAGGGCCCGAGCGGAGAGGGCGACCGCCGCCCATGCGCGCCCGCCGCCAGCAGAACCGAAGCCGCttccctccagtgccgcagCCGAGGGTTCATCTTGGGCGGACGGGAGGCGGCGGCCGCGATCGCGCTCCGAGGTCGCTCGGGCAGCACCGCCGCCTGTGGTCTCGGAGGAGCCACTGCAGGCGCGGGCGGGAGCGCCGTGCGCGCCCCGAATTGCAAAGGTCgaggggatgggatggcagCTCGCGTGACGGAGCTTGTCAGCCAGCCGCCAGCGGCCCCAGTTCTCAGTGCTGGTCGGTTCTAATCCCGTAAGCAGTGTTCGTGCAGTGCAAGGCTTAAGTAAATGCAGCGGGTTTGCAGGCACATGGCAAATGGCTGAGAGAAGCGAGGAGATCGCTGTCACTTcatttgaaaaagtaaaaaaaaaaaaaacaacaacaacaaaaaaacgaAAAAGAAACCTCAAAAAGGGGCAGTTTGCACTTCCTGAGTTTTCACAGCACCGAGTGTGTTCACAGCAGGACAAGGAACGTGTCGATTTGTTGGTTGCCTCGAGGCCGCGGATCTATTCGAGTGGTGCTGAAGGGACAGTGGTTAAAGCCCCGGGAGTCGGCGCAAGGTCGGGAACCGAGGGCTTCGATTTGTAATCGGAGTACGACGAGTGACCGCGGCTGGCCTCGGGGCGATCCCGTTATCTGTGCTTTAAGTTAGGGTGGGACAAAAATTATGTTAGTTCCTCAGTTAAGCGTTCGGCACCTCGGGTTGtttgactgttttttttctattagcCTTTGAAGAGCAGGGCTGTTCATCATCGTTCTGCTCCTGATTTGTGTTTGGCAAATACTTGTATACCCTCCCGTGCCTCTGACAACCACTGCgttccattttctgtttgtacTTAATCCTCGTGAGATGTTTAGACGCAGTTGAACCAGTGGGATCCCAGAGTATATcaactgacaaaaataaataaatattcagcacagacacagctggATCCTACGTTCATCCTGATGTTaggctgcagacagcagggaatagGTCAGCCACTGAGCTGATTATACAGAactggggcagagcagcagctgcagtacAGCCAGACAGCGCTCACGTTTGCCCTCAGTCTCCCCCTTCCCCATGAAAAAGTACGTATGTAAAACCAAGAGTTCTTGCAGCCTCTTTTTTCATACTAGCTTAACCACTGTTGCCCATCAGTGATTACCATTTTAGGCAATGTAAAGTACAtctctgtttccatttcctAATCGAAGACATTTTGAACCTGAAATCATGTAGATTTTGTCacgtttgttttccttttgcattcattttatatatacatcTTGTTAGGAATGTGCTTTGTCTAAAGGCTGCTTTAGTggtaaaatattaataaactgTGTAGGTCTTCCAAGATTTAATGTCCAACAAGCATGATTGCTGATCTAAGAGATTTAAGGTCCATTACATTGGATAATAATAGCATGAAGGCATTTTAAGTAGAAAGTAGTCATGTTCCCTGGAACATTTTGCAACATTTTCCAGGAAAATCTGGTACTAGCGGACAGTGCAGATTGTATTGTTAAGCTTCTAAACAGGATCttatctaattttttttttttttttattttttattttttcaactcAGAGTAGTTGCCATTAGTAGGGTGCCAACAAGCTGGAATATCCTGGATAATTCCTGCAGCTTTACTGCTATACAGCGGTATTACATGTGGCAGATCTAGTTTTGTAGTTATTCTTTCATGGGTGGAAATGTAGTCTTTAGGCTGGAATATACACTGCATCCTTAAGCACATGTAAAATACAGGGACTGTGGCAGAGAAATAGTTGTAGTTATAGCATTGCTTACAGCAGTCCCTTGGGACAGAAGACAGGCAAATGCAGGTTAAGACACGTTATTCTCCACTCCTGTTGCTGCATTTTACCAAACAGCCCTGGGGTATGGAAGTCACCTCCACCTGTAAGGAACTCCCTCTCCTTGTCTTTGAAAAAG
This window encodes:
- the NUDT19 gene encoding acyl-coenzyme A diphosphatase NUDT19, translated to MNPRLRHWREAASVLLAAGAHGRRSPSPLGPCDYELLFLQRSSRSGFMPSAHVFPGGLVEAADFSAEWLRLLPATPRCGLGAVRPPPPGSSRAPLFSTDRQLLGSPLPGEVAFRICAIRETFEEAGILLLAPGGRPREGSGPSPLLPAEQLLSAAELGEWRRRVQEDPACFLQLCRHLGCAPDIWALQEWSNWLTPVGRAGRGGRRYDTAFYLCCLETRPPHTSQDDQEIAAFLWSSPLEAIERFKSQEIWLAPPQFYELCRLCKFSSLNALHKFSSDRALEGCERWLPVMLTAADGFVQLLPGDELYPEDPDYTGEKKLTMSTDKTVEDLMKEGSIFHRIVIKNTNSLAVYVNIQAKYKHVNPLMINTDSANYNSRL